One genomic segment of Carassius carassius chromosome 21, fCarCar2.1, whole genome shotgun sequence includes these proteins:
- the LOC132097061 gene encoding mRNA-decapping enzyme 1A-like yields MHSARMECVNKAGQLMSLAALQQHDPYIVNLLDVAGQVALYTFNSKANEWEKTEIEGTLFVYARSASPHHGFTIMNRLSTENLVEPINKDLEFQLQDPFLLYRNGNLGIYSIWFYDKADCQRIAQLMLQIVKQEALRASPDRGLSSRTNGCVQSRPTDILELLSKAKEEYQRSQSSETDVQVSSEAALSLEKREEVTAAQHEKSGPSVKQITVEELFGSSLSREVSQSSSSTVGESKRGPVFAPLCPSVEPLLAPRLSADPGGPALVSLFQGCGTRDPRPAASNTEERSSSQCVQRGSAGPLPPAYMSPLTDGPGLPGFMPGPLVTPQSFRESTCKLPGPFTGKTALSAPVNTPSSVFMSKEAHAFTPCSTQVKPIPAGPAVQGEESSLLLSPNVFQHSVSKTAEPLKIPASPTSPPADLPSSLYSRTQLRDTLIHLIKNDGHFLSAIHEAYTQSLSKGLNNIKL; encoded by the exons ATGCACAGCGCAAGGATGGAGTGCGTGAATAAAGCGGGCCAGCTCATGAGTCTGGCGGCTCTACAGCAGCATGACCCCTACATAGTGAACCTGCTGGACGTCGCCGGACAGGTCGCGCTCTACACCTTCAACTCCAAAGCGAACGAATGG GAGAAAACTGAGATTGAAGGCACATTATTTGTTTATGCGAG GTCTGCATCTCCTCATCACGGTTTCACAATCATGAACCGTCTCAGTACAGAGAACCTAGTGGAGCCGATTAATAAAGACCTTGAGTTCCAGCTGCAGGACCCTTTCCTCCTCTACAGGAACGGAAACT TGGGCATCTACAGTATCTGGTTCTATGATAAAGCCGACTGCCAGCGGATCGCACAGCTCATGCTGCA gatagTCAAGCAGGAGGCGTTGCGAGCGTCTCCTGACAGAGGTCTGAGCAGCAGGACCAATGGTTGTGTTCAGAGCAGACCCACAGATATCCTGGAGCTGCTCAGCAAGGCTAAAGAGGAGTATCAAAGG aGTCAGTCGTCTGAGACAGATGTTCAGGTGAGCTCAGAAGCTGCTCTGTCTCTGGAGAAGAGAGAAGAGGTCACCGCTGCTCAACACGAGAAG TCCGGTCCCTCGGTGAAGCAGATCACGGTGGAAGAGCTCTTCGGCAGCTCTCTGTCCAGAGAAGTGTCCCAGTCGAGCAGCTCCACCGTGGGAGAGAGCAAGCGTGGGCCTGTGTTTGCGCCTCTGTGTCCCTCGGTGGAGCCTCTCCTCGCTCCTCGTCTGTCTGCTGACCCAGGAGGCCCGGCGCTGGTCTCTCTCTTTCAGGGTTGTGGCACACGAGACCCAAGACCAGCTGCTTCAAATACAGAGGAGAGGTCCAGCAGTCAGTGTGTGCAGCGAGGTTCGGCTGGTCCACTTCCTCCTGCGTATATGAGTCCTCTCACAGATGGGCCAGGGCTGCCCGGGTTCATGCCCGGCCCGCTGGTGACCCCACAGAGCTTCAGAGAATCCACCTGCAAACTTCCAGGACCCTTCACGGGAAAGACTGCATTATCTGCTCCGGTGAATACACCGAGCAGTGTCTTCATG AGTAAAGAGGCGCATGCGTTCACACCGTGCTCCACTCAGGTCAAACCCATTCCA GCGGGGCCAGCTGTTCAGGGGGAGGAGTCTTCACTGCTGCTGTCTCCTAATGTGTTCCAGCATTCAGTGAGCAAGACAGCCGAGCCACTGAAGATCCCGGCGTCCCCCACGTCTCCCCCAGCAGACCTGCCCTCTTCTCTGTACAGTCGCACCCAGCTCAGAGACACACTCATACATCTCATAAAG AATGACGGCCATTTCCTCAGTGCAATCCACGAGGCCTACACACAGAGCCTTTCTAAAGGCCTCAACAACATCAAGTTATAG